One Symphalangus syndactylus isolate Jambi chromosome 9, NHGRI_mSymSyn1-v2.1_pri, whole genome shotgun sequence DNA segment encodes these proteins:
- the C9H7orf25 gene encoding UPF0415 protein C7orf25 homolog isoform X1, whose product MNMAAPQKPCNHFFSSEGQHTFYGGPRTMQWKVLWLGGRSPRGSTSQLSPLTSFSSVSSVKMGPQNAYDPVAIEWPTPPVGVRPNTRARSLFAEPGGCALRGSSGGASGRSQVPSTNMTAALASTRLGRPRCRLGIAGLASPGPEPRDAGVPEAAGLARVETPRRSSGVGAARLRFPGGSRPLRARACVLALAVLALPERNNADSMSAHSMLCERIAIAKELIKRAESLSRSRKGGIEGGAKLCSKLKAELKFLQKVEAGKVAIKESHLQSTNLTHLRAIVESAENLEEVVSVLHVFGYTDTLGEKQTLVVDVVANGGHTWVKAIGRKAEALHNIWLGRGQYGDKSIIEQAEDFLQASHQQPVQYSNPHIIFAFYNSVSSPMAEKLKEMGISVRGDIVAVNALLDHPEELQPSESESDDEGPELLQVTRVDRENILASVAFPTEIKVDVCKRVNLDITTLITYVSALSYGGCHFIFKEKVLTEQAEQERKEQVLPQLEAFMKDKELFACESAVKDFQSILDTLGGPGERERATLLIKRINVVPDQPSERALRLVASSKINSRSLTIFGTGDTLKAITMTANSGFVRAANNQGVKFSVFIHQPRALTESKEALATPLPKDYTTDSEH is encoded by the exons ATGAATATGGCAGCCCCTCAGAAGCCATGCAATCATTTCTTCTCTTCAGAAGGACAGCACACTTTCTATGGAGGGCCCAGGACAATGCAGTGGAAAGTGCTTTGGCTTGGAGGCAGAAGTCCCAGAGGCAGTACTTCTCAGCTGTCACCTCTGACAAGCTTCTCCAGCGTTTCTTCTGTTAAAATGGGCCCCCAAAATGCCTACGACCCGGTTGCGATCGAGTGGCCGACGCCACCAGTGGGAGTGAGGCCCAACACGCGAGCTCGGTCCCTCTTCGCGGAGCCAGGTGGGTGCGCGCTTCGAGGCTCATCCGGCGGCGCAAGCGGGAGAAGCCAGGTGCCCTCAACAAACATGACCGCCGCACTAGCGTCAACCCGGCTCGGGAGGCCGCGCTGCCGCTTGGGAATCGCAGGTTTGGCGTCACCCGGCCCGGAACCACGTGATGCAGGAGTGCCCGAGGCGGCGGGGCTCGCGCGGGTGGAGACGCCTCGGCGTTCGAGCGGGGTGGGGGCTGCCCGGTTGAGATTTCCCGGCGGGTCCCGGCCTCTGCGTGCACGCGCGTGCGTGCTCGCGCTCGCGGTTCTGGCACTGCCG GAAAGGAATAATGCTGACAGCATGTCTGCACATTCCATGCTCTGTGAACGAATCGCCATAGCCAAGGAACTGATCAAGAGAGCAGAATCACTTTCTAGATCAAGAAAAGGTGGCATAGAAGGTGGTGCAAAGCTGTGCAGCAAATTGAAGGCAGAATTAAAATTCTTGCAGAAAGTAGAAGCTGGGAAAGTAGCTATTAAAGAATCTCATTTACAGAGCACTAACCTAACACACCTGAGAGCCATTGTGGAATCAGCAGAAAACCTGGAAGAAGTTGTTAGTGTTCTTCATGTCTTTGGTTATACAGATACCTTAGGAGAAAAGCAAACCCTTGTGGTAGATGTAGTTGCAAATGGTGGTCATACTTGGGTGAAAGCCATTGGCCGGAAGGCTGAAGCTCTTCATAACATCTGGCTGGGCAGGGGCCAATATGGTGACAAAAGCATCATTGAGCAGGCTGAAGACTTCCTCCAGGCCAGTCACCAGCAGCCAGTGCAGTATAGCAACCCTCACATCATCTTTGCATTTTACAACAGTGTCTCCAGCCCCATGGCAGAGAAGCTGAAAGAAATGGGCATATCTGTGAGAGGAGACATAGTAGCAGTCAACGCTCTGTTAGATCACCCTGAAGAGCTTCAACCGAGTGAGAGTGAATCAGATGATGAGGGCCCTGAACTTTTGCAGGTGACCAGAGTCGACCGAGAAAATATACTAGCAAGTGTTGCATTTCCAACAGAAATTAAGGTCGATGTGTGCAAAAGAGTAAATCTGGACATTACTACTTTAATCACATATGTATCTGCCCTCAGCTATGGAGGCTGCcactttattttcaaagaaaaagtgCTCACAGAACAAGCAGAGCAAGAGAGGAAAGAGCAGGTTCTACCTCAGCTGGAGGCCTTTATGAAGGACAAAGAGTTGTTTGCTTGTGAATCTGCTGTCAAGGACTTTCAGTCTATTTTAGATACCTTAGGAGGacctggggagagagagagggccaCTTTGTTAATTAAGCGAATTAATGTGGTACCAGACCAGCCTTCTGAGCGTGCCTTGAGACTAGTGGCCAGTTCAAAAATTAATAGCCGCTCATTAACAATTTTTGGGACAGGAGACACCCTAAAAGCCATCACAATGACTGCTAATAGTGGTTTTGTCAGAGCTGCAAACAACCAGGGTGTTAAATTTAGTGTGTTTATCCATCAGCCCAGAGCACTTACTGAGAGTAAAGAAGCTCTAGCCACCCCCTTACCAAAAGACTACACAACTGACAGTGAACACTAA
- the C9H7orf25 gene encoding UPF0415 protein C7orf25 homolog isoform X2: MSAHSMLCERIAIAKELIKRAESLSRSRKGGIEGGAKLCSKLKAELKFLQKVEAGKVAIKESHLQSTNLTHLRAIVESAENLEEVVSVLHVFGYTDTLGEKQTLVVDVVANGGHTWVKAIGRKAEALHNIWLGRGQYGDKSIIEQAEDFLQASHQQPVQYSNPHIIFAFYNSVSSPMAEKLKEMGISVRGDIVAVNALLDHPEELQPSESESDDEGPELLQVTRVDRENILASVAFPTEIKVDVCKRVNLDITTLITYVSALSYGGCHFIFKEKVLTEQAEQERKEQVLPQLEAFMKDKELFACESAVKDFQSILDTLGGPGERERATLLIKRINVVPDQPSERALRLVASSKINSRSLTIFGTGDTLKAITMTANSGFVRAANNQGVKFSVFIHQPRALTESKEALATPLPKDYTTDSEH, from the coding sequence ATGTCTGCACATTCCATGCTCTGTGAACGAATCGCCATAGCCAAGGAACTGATCAAGAGAGCAGAATCACTTTCTAGATCAAGAAAAGGTGGCATAGAAGGTGGTGCAAAGCTGTGCAGCAAATTGAAGGCAGAATTAAAATTCTTGCAGAAAGTAGAAGCTGGGAAAGTAGCTATTAAAGAATCTCATTTACAGAGCACTAACCTAACACACCTGAGAGCCATTGTGGAATCAGCAGAAAACCTGGAAGAAGTTGTTAGTGTTCTTCATGTCTTTGGTTATACAGATACCTTAGGAGAAAAGCAAACCCTTGTGGTAGATGTAGTTGCAAATGGTGGTCATACTTGGGTGAAAGCCATTGGCCGGAAGGCTGAAGCTCTTCATAACATCTGGCTGGGCAGGGGCCAATATGGTGACAAAAGCATCATTGAGCAGGCTGAAGACTTCCTCCAGGCCAGTCACCAGCAGCCAGTGCAGTATAGCAACCCTCACATCATCTTTGCATTTTACAACAGTGTCTCCAGCCCCATGGCAGAGAAGCTGAAAGAAATGGGCATATCTGTGAGAGGAGACATAGTAGCAGTCAACGCTCTGTTAGATCACCCTGAAGAGCTTCAACCGAGTGAGAGTGAATCAGATGATGAGGGCCCTGAACTTTTGCAGGTGACCAGAGTCGACCGAGAAAATATACTAGCAAGTGTTGCATTTCCAACAGAAATTAAGGTCGATGTGTGCAAAAGAGTAAATCTGGACATTACTACTTTAATCACATATGTATCTGCCCTCAGCTATGGAGGCTGCcactttattttcaaagaaaaagtgCTCACAGAACAAGCAGAGCAAGAGAGGAAAGAGCAGGTTCTACCTCAGCTGGAGGCCTTTATGAAGGACAAAGAGTTGTTTGCTTGTGAATCTGCTGTCAAGGACTTTCAGTCTATTTTAGATACCTTAGGAGGacctggggagagagagagggccaCTTTGTTAATTAAGCGAATTAATGTGGTACCAGACCAGCCTTCTGAGCGTGCCTTGAGACTAGTGGCCAGTTCAAAAATTAATAGCCGCTCATTAACAATTTTTGGGACAGGAGACACCCTAAAAGCCATCACAATGACTGCTAATAGTGGTTTTGTCAGAGCTGCAAACAACCAGGGTGTTAAATTTAGTGTGTTTATCCATCAGCCCAGAGCACTTACTGAGAGTAAAGAAGCTCTAGCCACCCCCTTACCAAAAGACTACACAACTGACAGTGAACACTAA